Proteins encoded by one window of Terriglobales bacterium:
- a CDS encoding NAD(P)/FAD-dependent oxidoreductase, which translates to LASYLRSLGGKVVTGTRVDSLGELPPAKVVLCDLTPRQLLKIAGERLPYLYRRMLKRYRYGIAAFKMDWALDGPVPWRAEACRRAGTIHVGGTLKEIAQAEWQAWRGRAPEKPFGILAQPSLFDDTRAPSGKHVLWGYAHVPNGCTVDMSERVETQIERFAPGFRQRIIGRSVMGPAQLESRNANLVGGDINAGSPVFPQLFVRPTHKLYATPLEGVYMCSASTPPGGGVHGMCGFFAAEAALKKVFPERVANIAPLAWGSR; encoded by the coding sequence CGCTGGCGTCGTATCTCCGTTCGCTGGGCGGCAAGGTCGTGACCGGCACGCGCGTCGATTCGCTGGGTGAGTTGCCGCCCGCCAAGGTGGTGCTGTGCGACCTGACGCCGCGGCAGCTCTTGAAGATCGCGGGCGAGAGGCTGCCGTATCTCTATCGCCGGATGCTCAAGCGCTACCGCTACGGGATCGCCGCCTTCAAGATGGACTGGGCGCTGGACGGGCCGGTGCCGTGGCGGGCGGAAGCATGCCGCCGGGCGGGGACCATTCACGTCGGCGGGACGCTGAAGGAGATTGCGCAAGCAGAATGGCAGGCGTGGCGCGGGCGGGCGCCGGAAAAGCCGTTCGGCATCCTGGCCCAGCCCAGCCTGTTCGACGACACGCGCGCGCCCTCAGGCAAGCATGTTCTCTGGGGCTATGCCCACGTCCCCAACGGCTGCACCGTAGACATGTCGGAGCGGGTCGAGACGCAGATCGAGCGCTTCGCTCCCGGGTTCCGGCAGCGGATCATCGGGCGCTCGGTGATGGGCCCGGCACAACTGGAGAGCCGCAACGCCAACCTGGTGGGCGGCGACATCAACGCCGGCAGTCCGGTATTCCCACAGCTCTTCGTGCGCCCCACGCACAAGCTGTACGCGACACCGCTGGAAGGGGTTTACATGTGCTCGGCGTCCACGCCACCGGGGGGAGGGGTGCATGGAATGTGCGGATTCTTTGCGGCGGAGGCGGCGCTGAAGAAGGTGTTCCCGGAACGCGTCGCCAACATCGCCCCACTAGCGTGGGGCTCTCGGTAA